The following proteins are co-located in the Poecile atricapillus isolate bPoeAtr1 chromosome 2, bPoeAtr1.hap1, whole genome shotgun sequence genome:
- the TMEM74 gene encoding transmembrane protein 74: MGTRSMACMELLYLAEESRQVPLGTATGWSLPSHPYEQQQCEGGELDPRAAAAVAALHCERHCKPLQRGPVAEPPLAPQPLSLGTSPQEHPAPSSTSQPCHPAERLSREEDGGKKKACCCAQELETSFTCVDENVNLEHARSPPTPTGGQDAPLQQHSCRELPPEWVHDSPSLVSEEDDAASEAAAGKSVDYGFISAILFLVSGILLVIISYVVPRDVTVDPNTVAAREMERLENESARIGAHLDRCVIAGLCLLTLGGVVLSSLLMMSMWKGELYRRSRFASSKESAKLYGSFNFRMKSGANDNMLELSLVEEDVLAIDN, encoded by the coding sequence ATGGGAACGAGGTCGATGGCTTGCATGGAGCTTCTCTACCTGGCCGAGGAGAGCAGACAGGTGCCCCTGGGCACCGCTACTGGCTGGAGCCTGCCCTCCCATCCTTacgagcagcagcagtgtgagggGGGTGAGCTggaccccagagcagctgctgccgtGGCAGCCCTGCACTGTGAACGGCACTGCAAGCCCTTGCAGAGGGGCCCTGTGGCTGAGCCCCCCCTGgcaccccagcccctctccctggGCACCTCACCCCAGGAGCACCCTGCAccctccagcacctcccagccctgccacccaGCCGAGCGCTTGTCCAGGGAAGAGGatggagggaagaagaaagcctgctgctgtgcccaggaaCTTGAGACATCGTTCACCTGTGTGGATGAAAATGTAAATCTGGAGCATGCAAGAAGTCCCCCCACTCCTACAGGTGGCCAGGAtgcccctctgcagcagcattcctgcagggagctgccacCTGAATGGGTGCACGATTCTCCTTCCTTGGTCTCCGAGGAGGACGATGCTGcctcagaggcagcagctgggaaatcTGTTGACTATGGATTCATTAGTGCCATTTTGTTCCTGGTTAGTGGCATTTTGCTGGTGATAATTTCCTACGTGGTACCCAGAGATGTGACTGTGGATCCCAACACGGTGGCTGCCCGGGAGatggagaggctggagaacGAGAGTGCAAGGATCGGGGCTCACTTGGACCGCTGTGTTATTGCTGGGCTGTGTCTCTTAACCCTGGGGGGCGTGGTGCTCTCCAGCCTGCTGATGATGTCCATGTGGAAAGGGGAGCTGTACCGGAGGAGCAGGTTTGCATCCTCCAAGGAGTCTGCAAAGCTGTATGGATCTTTCAATTTTAGAATGAAGTCTGGTGCAAATGATAATATGCTCGAGCTGTCGTTAGTTGAGGAAGATGTGCTTGCCATAGATAATTAG